One window of the Pieris brassicae chromosome 2, ilPieBrab1.1, whole genome shotgun sequence genome contains the following:
- the LOC123720215 gene encoding uncharacterized protein LOC123720215, whose amino-acid sequence MSEEREVPIHVSLKVPVIKNESATQTPTVIIAKSSKKQEICKMDDLSKPMSLRKRRNISKNRAQNTRQREKTPEPGRTLGPHEDTPTSDDEDPRPQRTSREIEADNTYEEMKRLVQEKANEKDPVYDIDTDEIMETRAMEANARRRRSISPFAVPEKEEGTALERKGSFIDPTNKLLSTNYIVSPKDDDLRRRNSLTGAGDDVQMNSRSSLSPPGTASASPKEKDFPYPLPATPKKLEEVVYPDEKSDKKVISRPKPPRAELKQEEIFKEKEAQSIKKTSQVIIPDTPIPTTGELVTRVIQVERTPSKKLNQDQKPIVEVRERVVRTPSRKLTAEATVTQKSKPHESQTKVPPVKPARSKSASRLANRTSESEMSEDQMYQQNVYPSETRRKVVPTPRRFLKNKLPKENRSQSVNRIEDIKVIDKTGTGMSQTSLEIIELMQKARARSLSIPKDDERLPADYKTYSRTLQTPNKTPVNLRRSRGISCPKTIQIISNREILSGLTKVDTEKVEVRRKHSRQSSGYVDASQSEYTSSCYSTSPSENEYEFDLLDRTAELTRKLNQLSQIDTKEKINQVKADVDQNDNERKSVLRKRSIISTQKEINFDANVDKTKEQLKAKEKIPSTKPKLTRFKIINNWRQFKLEYNDDWQKMILLRNKCICDLLILIILCGLGGMMFKALEGSFENAFKCNTRNVKRDFIEHLWRGSHYLREEDWKSMARKKLYEFEDQLHTAHEAGVTSYSGQRSWNFMNSFVYCLTLITTIGYGHIAPKTTYGRVATIVYAIIGIPLFLIVLADFGKLFTRIIKFFWAFIRRFYYTRSCRRVRRTAPMQEVMKGLNIVYDVVRRPSQIFSEDDIDTSPNAPPPIERKSSDVPPPLPPKPGQKLVEDAELDTPAPSVFEIDDEFNLPISVAITILVIYIIIGAVGYSIWETWNFFESFYFVFVSMSTIGLGDLVPDHPMFMMASILYLVFGLALTSMCINVVQVKLSDTFKQASAKLGATIGLKVAEEDGSLVPITPPPVEIAPVHKSTKDIDEIKSTDDAKNR is encoded by the exons ATGAGTGAGGAGCGCGAGGTTCCCATTCATGTCTCCTTAAAAGTTCCTGTTATCAAAAACGAATCAGCAACTCAAACTCCTACTGTCATTATTGCTAAATCATCGAAAAAACAAGAGATTTGTAAGATGGATGATCTATCCAAACCAATGTCATTAAGGAAACGAAGAAACATTTCTAAAAACAGAGCCCAAAATACCAGGCAACGCGAGAAAACACCTGAGCCAGGAAGAACGCTTGGTCCTCACGAGGATACTCCTACTTCAGACGATGAAGACCCTAGGCCACAGCGAACTTCCCGAGAAATCGAAGCTGATAACACGTATGAAGAAATGAAACGATTAGTACAGGAAAAAGCAAACGAGAAAGATCCTGTTTACGACATAGACACGGATGAAATTATGGAAACAAGAGCTATGGAGGCAAATGCAAGGAGAAGAAGAAGTATTTCTCCATTTGCGGTCCCTGAAAAAGAAGAAGGAACTGCTTTAGAACGCAAAGGGAGTTTTATTGATCCgacaaataaattacttagcACGAATTATATTGTGAGCCCAAAAGACGATGATCTAAGGCGTCGTAATTCATTAACAGGTGCCGGAGATGATGTACAAATGAATTCTAGAAGTTCTTTGTCTCCACCTGGTACCGCAAGTGCGTCTCCAAAAGAGAAAGATTTTCCATATCCTTTGCCAGCAACACCTAAAAAGCTTGAAGAAGTCGTGTACCCGGATGAAAAAAGTGATAAAAAAGTGATAAGTAGACCTAAACCACCACGAGCAGAATTAAAACAAGAAGAAATATTCAAAGAAAAAGAGGCgcaatcaattaaaaaaacttcgcAAGTTATTATTCCTGATACTCCAATTCCTACAACCGGCGAACTGGTTACTCGAGTTATTCAAGTAGAAAGAACTCCAAgtaaaaaactcaatcaagaTCAAAAACCAATTGTAGAAGTACGTGAAAGAGTTGTGAGAACTCCAAGTAGAAAGTTAACAGCTGAAGCTACCGTAACTCAAAAAAGCAAGCCCCATGAATCTCAAACTAAAGTACCACCTGTGAAACCAGCGAGAAGTAAATCAGCATCACGTTTGGCG AATAGAACCAGTGAGAGTGAAATGAGTGAGGATCAGATGTATCAACAAAATGTGTATCCGAGTGAAACGAGACGTAAAGTAGTACCAACGCCAAGGcggtttttgaaaaataaacttcCTAAAGAAAATCGGTCACAATCAGTAAATAGAATTGAagatattaaagtaattgaCAAAACAGGCACAGGAATGAGTCAGACTAGTTTAGAAATCATAGAGTTAATGCAAAAAGCAAGAGCCAGAAGTCTATCAATTCCTAAAGATGACGAAAGACTACCAGcagattataaaacatatagtaGAACCTTACAAACACCAAACAAAACACCAGTGAATTTAAGAAGATCAAGAGGAATTTCGTGTCCAAAAACTATTCAAATTATAAGTAACCGAGAGATTTTGTCAGGTCTCACAAAAGTAGACACTGAAAAGGTTGAAGTTCGTCGTAAACATAGCAGGCAAAGTTCGGGATATGTAGATGCTAGTCAGTCTGAATATACATCAAGCTGTTATTCCACATCACCCAGTGAAAATGAATATGAGTTTGATCTTTTAGACAGAACGGCAGAGTTGACAAGAAAGCTTAATCAACTTAGCCAAATAGATACTAAGGAAAAAATTAATCAAGTAAAAGCAGACGTAGATCAAAATGATAACGAACGAAAGTCAGTTTTAAGGAAACGTTCTATTATATCAActcaaaaagaaataaattttgacgCCAATGTAGACAAGACAAAAGAGCAGTTAAAGGCTAAAGAAAAAATTCCAAGCACAAAGCCAAAACTAacaagatttaaaattataaataattggaGACAGTTTAAATTAGAGTACAATGATGATTGGCAGAAAATGATATTACTAAGAAATAAGTGTATTTGTGatttattgatattgattATACTATGTGGTTTAGGTGGAATGATGTTTAAAGCACTCGAAGGGTCGTTTGAAAATGCCTTCAAATGTAACACTAGGAATGTTAAACGTGATTTTATTGAACATTTATGGCGTGGAAGTCATTATCTTAGAGAAGAGGACTGGAAGTCCATGGCAAGGAAGAAATTGTATGAGTTTGAGGATCAACTGCACACTGCCCATGAAGCGGGTGTCACTTCATATAGCGGTCAGCGGTCTTGGAATTTTATGAATTCATTCGTCTATTGCTTGACTTTGATAACAACTATTG gtTATGGTCACATAGCTCCTAAGACGACGTATGGCCGTGTTGCTACGATCGTGTATGCTATAATCGGTATACCACTTTTCCTGATTGTCTTAGCGGATTTCGGCAAGTTGTTcacaagaataataaaattcttctGGGCTTTTATTCggagattttattatactagAAGTTGTAGAAGAGTGAGACGAACAGCGCCTATGCAG GAAGTTATGAAGGGCTTGAACATCGTGTACGATGTAGTACGACGTCCATCACAGATATTTTCTGAAGATGACATAGACACTTCTCCAAACGCACCACCACCAATTGAGCGCAAATCGAGCGATGTTCCACCTCCATTACCACCAAAGCCTGGCCAAAAGCTTGTTGAGGACGCAGAATTGGACACCCCAGCGCCATCAGTTTTTGAAATAGACGATGAATTCAACTTACCAATATCAGTTGCCATTACAATATTAGTCATCTACATTATAATTGGTGCTGTCGGCTATAGTATTTGGGAAACGTGGAACTTCTTTGAGTCATTTTACTTTGTCTTTGTATCGATGTCTACCATAGGTCTCGGTGATCTAGTGCCAGATCATCCAATGTTCATGATGGcttccattttatatttagttttcgGTCTAGCTTTGACTTCTATGTGTATTAATGTTGTTCAAGTTAAATTGTCTGATACGTTTAAGCAAGCCAGTGCCAAATTAGGGGCTACTATCGGCCTAAAAGTAGCCGAGGAAGACGGTAGTTTGGTACCTATAACACCACCACCAGTTGAAATAGCCCCTGTACATAAGAGTACAAAAGATATTGACGAAATTAAGAGTACAGATGATGcaaaaaatagataa
- the LOC123720763 gene encoding BTB/POZ domain-containing protein KCTD9: MTNRIFVYKKFSENGFVMALENSMDVFKNKISCQFQIPVENLKLYLSNGCEIVDLHVLKDEEKIYLEYDENYHKAMHSLPETETDLHENRSVSDWIRLNVGGKHFMTSRSTLLAKEPLSMLARMFADVNNVYLMNPSAKDNTGAYLIDRSPEYFEPILNYLRHGQVILDTNVNPKGVLEEAIFYGLDSMIPHLNKLMEEMKSRHDNHSLTRMDVVRLIITTPTTSELRFQGVNLAGADLSRLDLRYINFKYACLSKCNLSGANLSNCCLERADLSHANLEGAHLLGVKALCANMEGAILRGCNMEDPAGSRAVMEGVNLKGANLEGSNMAGVNLRVATLKNANLQNCDLRTAVLAGADLESCDLSGSDLHEANLRGANLKDAAFELMLTPLHMSQTIR; this comes from the exons ATGACAAACcgtatttttgtgtacaaaaaATTCTCAGAAAATGGATTTGTTATGGCCTTAGAAAACTCTATGGATgtcttcaaaaataaaatttcatgtCAGTTTCAAATACCGGTGGAAAACCTAAAGTTATACTTATCTAATGGCTGTGAAATTGTTGACCTACATGTTCTTAAAGACGAggaaaagatttatttagaatacGACGAGAATTATCATAAAGCTATGCATTCCTTACCTGAAACCGAAACCGATCTACACGAAAACCGATCTGTGTCTGACTGGATTCGACTGAATGTCGGTGGAAAACATTTCATGACTTCAAGATCTACACTGTTAGCAAAAGAACCTTTATCTATGTTAGCAAGAATGTTTGCTGATGTTAATAATGTGTATTTAATGAATCCCAGTGCTAAAGATAATACTGGTGCCTACCTTATTGACCGAAGTCCAGAATATTTTGAACCCATTCTAAATTATCTTCGTCACGGCCAAGTTATTCTTGACACAAATGTAAATCCCAAAGGTGTTCTTGAAGAGGCAATTTTCTATG GCTTGGATTCCATGATTCcacacttaaataaattaatggagGAAATGAAGAGTCGCCATGACAACCATTCACTCACCAGAATGGATGTGGTCCGACTGATCATTACTACACCTACAACATCAGAACTTAGATTCCAAGGTGTCAATCTTGCTGGTGCTGATCTAAGTAGACTGGATTTGAGATACATTAActttaag TATGCCTGCTTATCTAAATGCAATTTAAGTGGAGCTAACTTATCCAACTGCTGTTTAGAGAGAGCAGATTTATCACATGCGAATTTGGAGGGTGCTCATTTATTAGGAGTAAAAGCACTTTGTGCTAATATGGAAG gagCAATTTTAAGAGGTTGCAATATGGAAGATCCCGCTGGCTCTAGGGCTGTCATGGAAGGGGTCAATTTGAAAG gtgCAAACTTGGAAGGTAGCAACATGGCGGGTGTTAATTTACGTGTGGCAACTCTGAAAAATGCCAACCTCCAGAATTGTGATCTAAGGACTGCAGTTTTGGCGGGAGCTGATTTAGAG TCTTGCGATCTCTCTGGCAGTGACTTACACGAAGCTAACCTGCGCGGTGCCAACCTGAAAGACGCAGCGTTTGAACTAATGCTGACACCTTTACACATGTCACAAACTATACgataa